The nucleotide sequence CATCCGAGATCTTGCAAGTCAGTACGTCGAGATCGTCCAGCGATTCCGTGCTCAATAGTTGTTCCGCTGGATGCTCGGGGCTACGATAAATCGAAGTGCTGACTTCCTCGCTCGTACTCTTCGTGTAGCTGACACCCGATGCCCATTACGTTTGAATGCCCCAACTGTGGAACCAGGATGAAAGTCCTGGATCAATATGCGGGGCAAACTGGGCCATGTGCTGTCTGTGCGAAGACGATCAGCATTCCTGAACCTTCGGACAACAAGAATGCCCGATCTGGACAAAGCTCTGACGACAATCGCGACCGTGGCGTCGAGCTGGGAACGCTGATCGGCATTCTGGGAGTCGCCGTCGTTTCCTTTTCGGTGCTCTTTCTACTGGCAGTATTGATCTTTCGCGTGGGTCTGCCGGCGATCGCCCAGATGCGAACCGATGCTCGCAACAAGGCCAACCAGCAGCAAATTGCCAAGTTGATCAACGCCTTGAACGCGTACCACGACACGCATGGCACCTTCCCCCCGGCCTACTTCCTGGACGAGAAAGGGAAGCCAGCCCATTCCTGGCGGGTCATGATCCTGCCAGAACTCGGCTATCAGCATCTGTACGACCAGTACAAATTCGACGAGGCCTGGAATTCGGCTCATAACGTCAACGTCACGATGCAGATGCCGTCAGTCTTTCGTGCGTTCGACGAAACTTCCGCCAACAACACAATCACCCACTTTGCCGCCGTCGTCGGAAATCGTTCGATCTTCCCCCGCGACAAGTCCGTTGGGCGTGCCCAAGCACTCGATGACCCGGAGGGTATCCTCACGATTGTCGAGGTGAATGGAATCGGTCTCGACTGGACCGATCCGACAAACAACTACGATATCGATTCGCCTCAGGGAACGATGATCATTCGCACCGACCCCAACGCGCCAGCATCGACGCTCAGCGGCAATGTCGGCATGCTGAACGGGGACACTTACCACTTC is from Bremerella sp. JC817 and encodes:
- a CDS encoding DUF1559 domain-containing protein, whose product is MKVLDQYAGQTGPCAVCAKTISIPEPSDNKNARSGQSSDDNRDRGVELGTLIGILGVAVVSFSVLFLLAVLIFRVGLPAIAQMRTDARNKANQQQIAKLINALNAYHDTHGTFPPAYFLDEKGKPAHSWRVMILPELGYQHLYDQYKFDEAWNSAHNVNVTMQMPSVFRAFDETSANNTITHFAAVVGNRSIFPRDKSVGRAQALDDPEGILTIVEVNGIGLDWTDPTNNYDIDSPQGTMIIRTDPNAPASTLSGNVGMLNGDTYHFHENTSPVRLQALATRSGSEPLDIDLSTLTMP